In a genomic window of Erigeron canadensis isolate Cc75 chromosome 5, C_canadensis_v1, whole genome shotgun sequence:
- the LOC122601070 gene encoding uncharacterized protein LOC122601070 produces the protein MAIPDHVVDSTTANSPNETLNSILNSVNDSLFLASSDHPGMMLTNTPFNGGNFFGWSRTIKMALEAKLKLGFIDGTTPKPVVTDGNFGRWTRCDYMSAQELWKEIGERYGQSNGPLIYQGERELSKVSQGDLSVAAYYNKMKRYWDELTSLNGIPTCVCGKIQECTCGIAKKYQEIESKTKLMQFLMRLNDGFESVRNQIMSMDHLPNINKAYYIVQQVEKQKQVTTSVPDPSAYFAKQGYRKDHKTSDQMKVKNCTYCKQDGHSYEQCFERVGYHEWYKGKRNKKGSRMAAQVGVDLGIKDSPFDCSYENELQNDKKGEFDQNLVAAVCAEMMKMLIGKQIEVVNTEDVGTSKPHADHMTPHLHLLESIRILPVPIKVKLPDGTTKFVTEVRKVKTNPSLTLIDVFYVPEFQINLLSFGQLLKSNPLIAIFGPNWFAFQDLSTNQLVTVGKGHNKLYVYKPSESLPSTNFSASVLPLVNIFVNNCNNRHRNA, from the exons ATGGCCATTCCAGATCATGTTGTTGATTCTACAACTGCTAATAGtcctaatgaaaccctaaattCTATTCTTAATTCTGTTAATGATTCGCTTTTCTTGGCCAGTTCTGATCATCCTGGCATGATGCTCACTAATACACCATTTAATGGTGGAAATTTCTTTGGATGGAGCAGAACAATCAAAATGGCTTTAGAAGCAAAACTCAAATTAGGGTTCATTGATGGTACTACTCCAAAACCAGTGGTTACTGATGGTAATTTTGGAAGATGGACTAGGTGTGACTATATG TCTGCTCAAGAATTATGGAAAGAGATTGGTGAAAGGTATGGACAGAGTAATGGTCCTCTCATCTATCAGGGTGAAAGAGAACTTAGTAAGGTTAGTCAAGGAGATCTTTCTGTTGCTgcttattataataaaatgaaaagatatTGGGATGAATTGACTAGTTTGAATGGAATTCCTACTTGTGTTTGTGGTAAAATTCAAGAGTGTACTTGTGGTATTGCCAAGAAATATCAAGAAATTGAGAGTAAGACTAAACTGATGCAGTTTTTGATGAGGTTGAATGATGGCTTTGAATCTGTTAGGAATCAGATTATGTCTATGGATCATCTTCCTAATATCAATAAGGCATACTATATTGTTCAACAAGTTGAAAAACAGAAGCAGGTTACTACTAGTGTGCCAGATCCTTCTGCTTATTTTGCTAAACAAGGATATAGGAAGGATCATAAAACTAGTGATCAAATGAAAGTGAAAAACTGTACTTACTGCAAACAAGATGGCCATTCATATGAGCAATGTTTTGAAAGGGTGGGATATCATGAATGGTACAAAGGgaaaagaaataagaaaggAAGTAGGATGGCTGCTCAGGTAGGAGTCGATCTAGGCATCAAGGATTCACCATTTGATTGTTCTTATGAGAATGAATTGCAGAATGATAAAAAGGGTGAGTTTGATCAAAATTTGGTGGCAGCAGTGTGTGCtgaaatgatgaaaatgttgATAGGTAAACAGATAGAAGTTGTCAATACTGAGGATGTTGGTACTTCTAAGCCACATGCAG ATCATATGACTCCCCATTTGCATTTACTTGAGTCTATTAGAATCCTTCCTGTTCCTATTAAGGTGAAATTGCCTGATGGTACTACTAAATTTGTTACTGAAGTTAGGAAGGTCAAAACTAATCCCTCTCTTACTCTTATTGATGTCTTCTATGTTCCTGAGTTTCAAATAAACTTGTTGTCTTTTGGGCAATTACTCAAATCTAACCCTTTAATTGCTATTTTTGGTCCAAACTGGTTTGCTTTTCAGGACCTTTCCACTAATCAGTTGGTGACAGTTGGAAAAGGTCACAACAAGCTTTATGTATACAAGCCTTCTGAAAGTCTCCCTTCTACAAATTTCTCTGCTTCAGTTTTACCTTTGgttaatatttttgtcaataattgtaacaaccgtcacagAAATGCTTAA